DNA from Ovis aries strain OAR_USU_Benz2616 breed Rambouillet chromosome 15, ARS-UI_Ramb_v3.0, whole genome shotgun sequence:
tgcttataacacaggagacctgggttcgattgctgggttgatatatccctggagaaaggaagatccctggagaaggaaatggttacccactccagtattcctgccaggagaattccatggatagaggagcctggtgggctacaatctatggagtcacaaagagttagacatgactaacaagggcttccctagtgattcagatggtaaagaaacggcctgaaatacaggagacctgggttcaatccctgggttgggaagatcccttggagaagggaataaatacccactccagtattcttgcctggagaattctatgaacagaggagtctggcaggctatagttcatggggttgcaacgagttggacataactgcagtactaacacattttttaaacatgGTAGAATCATATTTGTCCTCTTGTGACTGGCTTGCATTTATGTCTGATTATTTCATCATGTATATAAACTacaaactggagcctattatacagattgaagcaagccaaaaagaaaaacaccaatgcagtatactaacgtttatatatggaatttagaaaggtggtaattataaccctgtatgcgagacagcaaagagacacagatgtatagaacagtcttttggactctgtaggaaaggtacagggtgggatgatttgggagaatggcattcaaacctgtataatatcatatatgaaatgaatcaccagtccaggttcaatgcatgatactggatgcttggggctggtgcactgggacgacccagagggatggtacggagagggaggagggaggtgggttcaggatggggaacacgtgtatacctgaggcagattcatgttgatgtatggcaaaaccaatacaatattgtaaagtaattaaccaccaattaaaataaataaatttatattaaaagaaaaacttaaaaaaaagaaactacatcgtgtttttgtttgtttgtatttaaatttttttaattttatttatttatttttttattttactttacaacgctctattggttttgacatacattgacatgaatccaccacgggtgtacatgagttcccaatcctgaatccccctcccacctctctccccatatcatctctctgggtcattccagtgcaccagcctcaagcatcctgtatcctgtatcggacctagactggtgattcgtttcttgcatgatagtatacatgtttcagtgccattctcccaaatcatcccaccctcgccctctcccacagagtccaaaagactgttctatacatctgtgtctcttttgctgtcttgcatacagggttatcactaccatctttctaaattccatatatatgtgttagtgtactgtattggtgtttttcttctggcttacttcactctgtataataggctccagtttcatccacctcattagaacggattcaaatgaattctttttaacggccgagtaatactccattgtgtatatgtaccacagctttcttatccattcatctgcagatggacatctaggttgcttccatgtcctggctattataaacagggctgcgatgaacattggggtacacgtgtctctttcaattctggtttcctccatgtgtatgcccagctgtgggattgctgggtcataaggcagttcaatttccagttttttaaggaatctccacactgttctccatagtggctgtactagtttgtattcccacaaacagtgtaagagggttcccttttctccacaccctctccagcatttactgcttgtagacttttggattgcagtcaTTCTgcctggcatgaaatggtacctcattgtggtcttgatttgcatttctctgataatgagtgatgttgatcatcttttcatgtgtttgttagtcatctgtatgtcttctttggagaaacgtctgtttagtcctttggcccattttttgattgggtcgtttatttttctggaattgagctgcataagttgcttgtatatttttgagattagttgttcgtcagttgcttcatttgctattattttctcccattccgaaggctgtcttttcaccttgcttatagtttcctttgttgtgcagaagcttttaattttaattagatcccatttgtttatttttgcttttatttccagtattctgggagatggatcatagaggatcctgctgtgatttatgtcggagagtgttttgcctatgttctcctctaggagttctatagtttctggtcttacatttagatctttaatccattttgagtttatttttgtatatggtgttagaaagtgttctagattcattcttttacaagtggttgaccagttttcccagcaccatttgttaaagagatttaagtatagttggtttatttAATGTTGGTTTACTTAACGTTTACttaatgttgtgctagtttcaggaaagtgaatcagttatatgcgtgtgtgtgtgtatctatatatgtatatatatatatgtatatatatatatatatatatatatataggcttcccctgtggctcagctggtaaagaatctgcctgcaatgcaggagacctgggtttggaagatcccctggaaaagggaaaggctacctactccagtctGACCTGGAGAAtacatggactacatagtccatggggccacaaagagtcacacatgactgagctaatttcactttcatatatatatgtgtatatatatatatatcaattctttttcagattcttttcccatgtagatttttatataatattgagTATAATCATGAGTAGAGGCCTTGttcgttatctattttatacatagtgaagtgaaatcactcagtactatccaactctttgtgaccccatggactgtgtagcccaccaggctcctccatccatgcaattttccaggcaagaatactagagtgggttgccatttccttctccaggatatcttcccaacccaatgattgaacctgggtctcccactttgcaagCAAAcacgttaccatctgagccaccagggaagcccattttatatacatagtagtgtgtatatgttaattccaatctcctaatttatcacatttcccctctggtaaccagaagtttgatTTTGAgatatgtgagtctgtttttattttgtaaaaaagttcatttgtacaatttttgttagattccacatgtaagtgatatcatatgatattttactttctcagtctgacttacatcacttagCATCATAGTCTCTAGGACCATTCATATTGCCGCAAATGGCATTTCGTTCTTTTCTTTATGGCTCAGGTGTTTCATATAGCGGAATGATATTAGCCCTTCTatcttttttcattcaacattattttttaagttctatCTATAATGCAATCTATGACAGGATGTCTTATTTTCATGTATACAAATCATATTTCCTTACTTAGGCATACATCCATGTACTTTAGCTTTTTTTCACATCTTAGATACTGTGAATAATTGAGTGATGAACATGAAAGTGTGTATATCCCACTGAGATTCTATTGTCAGTTTTGGGGGGTAAATAACCAGAAATAGGATTGTTCTAACCATtcaataattctatttttaattttttgaagaacctactctttccatagtggctgcacaattTTATATTCTCACAGAGGAGTTCACAAGAGTTCCAATTTCTTGACATCCTCATTAACAAGTGTTTGCTAATTTAATTATGATTGCTATCATAACAGGATGTGAAAAGATATCTcatttgtgattttgatttgtctTTTCTGATAATTAATGACATTGAGCATGTTCTTATATATCTGTTGGccatttttatgtcttccttCACAGGAGTAAAGAAAATCATAACCTGTATTGTGCATCTGTAGTTTTAAAAatggtagttttttaaaaattaattaatttattttaattggaggctaattgctttacaagattGTGGTCGTtttcaccatacatcaacatgaatcagggtGTAGAGGGTGTGGTGTTTCAAGATACTGGAAATGCAGAATTGCGTTCTTTATTCCTGAGAGGTAGCATTAGATGAACCCATAAAGAACTTTATTTATTAATGTGGAAGTCCTTAGTGAGACTGACAGAAGCAATTTCAGTTAATGGAAGGGatgacagaaataaaaactaGGGAAAGAGTGATTTCAAGTTGAGGGGGAAAAATGGAGAGAATGTTGAAAACTCGTTTTAGAAGTTTTGAAGTCAAGGTGAACAGAGAAATGGGATGATACAGGGAGGATAATTGCAGTTTAGCGGGTAGAGTTGCTCTGTAGGATTTTACAAGATAGCAAAGAAAAGCAAGTAAATAATTCAatgcaactgtgtgtgtgtggttaacTGAACTGGGGAGAGACAATGTATGTTTTATTTAGTTGAAAAGAGATAAAAGTAAAGATTCAGTTTACTCTAAAATTCTTACATATAGTTGACTAAGTTCTGAAGAAACTAATAAAAAGTACCATTTCCTTTAGTCCCTCACTTGTGTATTAATTTGGAACAATCTTAATGATTAGTCCCTCACTTGTTAATCAGAATCTTAATTATCtgaaagatttcattttattggtTTAACAATTGGGGATAAGATGAAAAAAGTCAATTTTGGTCCAATCTCATGCCATTCTTATAAAAAGAAGTTATGCTGTTTTTATAGATTTGCTTGAGACTTATCTACCTCACCTTCCAGAAATGTGCTTTCAAATACAGTTTCAAAGGAAAATGAACACCAGATTAGTCTGTAGTATAATAGTGTGTGTAGTCTGGCTAAGAAAGATCTATTCagtgtaagtgaagtgaagtcactcagtggtgtccaactctttgtgaaccaatggactgtagcctaccatgctcctctgtccatgggattttccaagcattTTATTCAGTGTAAAGTAAGATTCTAATAAAATTCCCAGAAACTTACAATTCATCATAGGATACTTTCTACctgttccttggaaagaaagagaTATTTTGTTAGTGATTAAAAGTAGAGAGCAGATATTTTCAGGGGAAAGTCACAACTGGCTAtcactatttaaaacaaaattcactatttaaaacaaaatcatgtCCTCTCATTTTATTCACCTTTTTATGAAAAATGGCCTAATTTGTTTATGTTCAAGAAAACTTGGGTTAGTTATTAGACTAATCTTTCACAGCAATGAGAAATAAGATATTCTTAGAAAGATTGGTGGATGTGCAGGTGATATTGAGATTCTCATGACAGGACATGCATTTGGAGATGCACTTACTACTAGATAAGTCCCATTTTAGTGGCCAAAATAGAACTTGCAAAGATTTTGCCAATTCCTGCCTAAACAGATAACTAAAAGTCATCTTACTCTTTTCTTTCCTGGGAATGCCCATTCATATGTTTTAGGATTTGGTATTCTTAGAACCTGAAAGGATTCCTGAAACACAGTCTCTTATCTGCTTGGTTTTCACCCCATACACAACAGGATTCATAGTTGGAGGCAACAGTAGGTAAATATTGGCCATAATGATGTGACAAGAGGGAGGGATTGTATGGCCCCCAAAGCGATgggaaaagaaggagaagaaggctgGGCTGTAGGAGAAAACTATAGCACAGATGTGAGCCGTGCAGGTGCTGAAGGCCTTCTGCCGAGCTTGTGCTGAAGAGAGGCTGACCACTGCTCTCAGGATCATGGTGTAGGAGACTGTGATGCACAGGATGTCAAAACCCCCAATCAGGAGGGCAACAATCAGACCATAGATGGCATTGACCTTGATATTTCCACAAGACAACTTGGCCACAGACATGTGGTCACAATAAGTGTGGGGGATTACATTGCCTCTGCAATAGGGCAGTCTCTTggtgaggaaagggaagggaatgaTGAGCAACACCCCTCTGAGAAAGGTGGACAGACCCGCCTTTGCAATGACGGGATTTGTGAGGATAGTAGAGTAGCGCAGAGGGTAGCAGATGGCTACGTAGCGGTCCAGGGCCATGAGCATGAGCACCCCAGACTCCATCCCTGTGAAGGTGTGGATGAAAAACATCTGGATCAGGCATCCATCAAAGCTGATTTTCTTGAGATGAAACCAGAAGATGGAGAGGGCTTTAGGGACTGCGCTAGAGCACATAACAAGATCAGTTAGGGAAAGCATGGCCAAGAAGTAATACATAGGTTTGTGCAAGGAGTCCTCACAGTAGATGAGGTAGAGGAGGCCACAATTCCCTGCCATAGCTACAACATACATGGAgcagaatgggaaggaaatccaaatatgcacctcttccagtcctgggaTTCCATTCAGAATGAATGAGGGTGGGACCCGCTCCGTTTTATTCAGCATTAGCATAATCAAATAGACTTAAACTTTATGTGACTTTTCCTAGAGTAAGATAAAGACAAGAGAAAACATAGTTTATGgttactttctctttttctgtgttttaaaattctgtagtTTATTTGATCAAACAGTCAACTTTCCTGAGTGATAGTATGTCTTCTGTTTGTTTATTGATtagttcatttattcactcaacaaaattttattaagcAGTTCAAGTTCACATCACAGACATTGAttcaaaattgttttctaaaactAGTTTTTCACCCTCATAGATTTATAATAAAAGTAATTCTGTTATATCTCCTCTAAAGAGATTTTGGATAGAAAACTTCATTTGTTAACGAATCTCCCTGTGGATGTGATCTTAGTGTCCTTTGGTCACTATACCCATGAACCAAAAGATATGAGGACTTTAAAAATCCTTATTATTGTTTAATAGCTGATCATTGATATTTAATTATTAAGGCACTGTTTGAAACCttttgtaaatattaaattatgCATTTCTCAATGGAGATCGAGGTCTCACAAATCAGAAAAATTTTGATTTggttttttcacatttaaattggcttatttttgccttttcttatcaTGGTCTATGTGCATTTATTAGAATGCTCTTAATTTCTAATCAGAATAAGCTTTCAGTAATAGGTTGTAAGTGGCTAATCTTGTTTAGGATGCATAAATATATCAATGgtaatgaatctttttttttatgtctttctACCAATCTTTCTACTTTACCTTTAAACATTGTCCTCTGAGATTATCTGGTGTCTGtagtaaaaacaaagcaaactagTTTCACACTATTATACTTTACGAAAATAATTCATGTACTTTGCCTTGATTATGCTTGTTTCTCTAGTAATATTTATCATTCAATAAATACACTGACATCtccaatttttattgttttctcattGGTTGTCTGATCTTTTGAATTTACGTTTTCATATATTTCACAATGGAACACTTTAGTCGAGTTCTAGTAGGAGATGGTATAAACAAATGCAACTTTACATTTGATATTTCTTACTTCACATCAAATATATTTCTCATCtaagagaaaaattaattaattccaAATTCCATGCTTATGGCTAAATCTCATTTTCAGTTTAAGTATCTGAGATAAGTAAGTGCTACCTCATCcttttattaatcttttaatttctcatatatatgtattgaaCATCTAAAATGTGACATTGTGGAGTAGAAGGGCTTCACTCATTAAGGACATCAGAGTTAATGGACAAAGATGCATACTATTTATCACAGTAaatgtaataattaaaataaaagtatgtgCAACCTCCTAAATGAGCACTAGACTATTAAAGTGATGTTTATTATTGTTGATGGGATTTTGAAGGAGGAGTTGGTGTTGAAGAGAAGGTGTTTGGTACCTATTCAGAAGGGAAAACATGCTGTAAAGGAGACACATTTATAAAAGGAATCCcagagaaaagaatcaataaGCAAAAGTATGGAAATCAAATGATCAAGTCCGTGAGAAGTCACTGGGTTTGAGGGGACAAGTGATAATTTAGATGCTTGACCAGGAAGTAAACCACAAAAAATCATGCAATTATCAGATAATAGGAACTTCATTGTTGCTAAATAATAAGtgataaataattcataaatatcCAGAGAGCCATTAGTTAACTTCATGGTGCTTGGAAAGCATTGGGCACTGAAGAAGCTAGAATCCTCTCCTACCCCTCCCTTAAGAAATATGGTCTGCAGTGTCTAGGAGTCAGgtcagaagaaggaaggaagaaatttagTGCTATTGTAGTCTCTGCTAAACAGGTAAGAAAAATGAGCTTCATGCAAGCCTAAGGCTGATTGCAAACAACAGATAATAATTTAGCCAGTGGGCTCTAAATCACCAAAAATGTATGTAAGCTTTATACTTGGAATGAAAATAATTCTGTGACCAATTTCCCAAGGAAAAAAGAATTGGTTTCTATTAAACACCTTAATAACCCTACAATTACCAGAATATGAGACAGTTtatcatatttttcacagaaacgtCAACTATCATGATGGAAATCCCACCAATTTATAGGATAGAAAACTGGATTCTATAATTGATTTTTATAGTTCACTTAATCTCCTTGAGATTTTATTACATCTCAATTTTTCCAAGATCAGGTAGTACAAGAAGAGCAGTATAGAAGAGAAATATATAGATTTTAAccttatctttccatttcttaaagATATGCATAAGGATAATTTCTATaacttccttaaaaaacaaattacTCATCCCTTTAAGTGTAGTTAAAAATACTATTATAAGAAGTACAGAGTCTAGAAACCAAATTCTGAAACACACATTAAGTCATTTAATTTATGACAGAGGAAACACtatagattgggagaaaatacacAATTTTCTATAAGTATTACTGGATCAATTGGATATACATTGTGGGAAAAGATACACAATTTGTTCAtacaacagttttttttaaatgtagagttAAATGTGAAATGCAATATACATATCTTCTTTAATATCTGGAATAGACAACAAAAGGTGCTACCCACAGAAAAATAACAGTGTGatttaagttaaaattaattttttaaattaaaaaacacgGCCAAAAGTATGAAAAATGAGCCACAGACTAGGATAAGATATTTGCAACACATAAGTTCAACAAAAATTACTattcaaaatatctaaaatacTCTTACAATAGCAAtaagaaaaagagggagggacaaattacataaaatatatatttcacaaaAGAGGGAAAAAGTGACAATAAACATGTAAGTAGTCACCATTTTTTAcaataatttggaaaataaatgccATCTGAATGTCTCATGGCATAGAAACACATACCAAACTAGatagttaaaatgaaaaagcataAAAGATACCAAGTATTGGTGAGGACATGGAATGACTGGAATTCTCATACACTACTGGTACGAGTGTAGGTTTGAAATAATTTTGGCATATCTTGATGGTGAGTGTACATATTGCCATCACATCCATTCCAACTAAAAATGTGTACCTATTTTTGCCAGAAcaaaggcttccttggtgactcagacagtaaagcgttttcctgcagtgcgggagacctgggttcgatccctgggttggggagatcccctggagaaggaaatggcaacccactccagtactcttgcctggaaaattcaatggactgaggagcctggtaggctacagtccatgaggtcacaaagagtcggacacgactgaacgacttcactacATTATCAACTATTAATTGAATGATTATTCCAATATTATTTGTAGTATATTAGTAATCTAAATCTGGAAGATATCTAAATTTCTATTGATATcagaatgggtaaataaatttTGGTGTGTTCCAACAGTGAAACTTGATGACAATAGACAACCTATAACTACATGcacaatatgaaaaatataaatctcaCAACTGTTAATTTTAAAACCTAAACAAAATAGAGTGTAATGTTTAACACCATTTACATTAAATacaaaaatgggtcaaagaaataGGTGCTATTAACACACAAGAGTGTTTTTCCCAGGTGTGAATGAGTGAAAAGAAGCATGAGGAGGAGGGGTCTAGTGACATGCTGGGAATATTATCTTTCTTGATCTAGTTGTGAGAGAAATGGGTTTCCGGTTGTAAAATATCATCAAGATGTAATTGTGAAAATTTCATGTGCATATTATGCTATTAAAGTCAGAAAATCATATTGAAAAGAACACTGAAGGAGCATACTGAAACATGCTACCACATTTTGTGtgttcaatatttgtatatatttttcagactGACAGCAATTTTGCAATGCTTACAAAAATTAATGCTCTAGAAAACCATTGAGTGCCACTAAATGAATCCTTTACTGCGTTCCATTGGAGAGAATATTCATTCTACCTTCCATTAAtaaatgtgtctatttcaatATCATTATCTATATCACTTCAAAATTCTGCATCAGAAAGTGCCACCAAGAAATGACAGATTAGATTTGTTAGAgctttgttttggaaaaaaaagaaacacaggttGCACATATTGATATACACACCCTTCAAGGACTTCTCCTTGGGTCATTACAAAATCTAAGACAGTTATACTGACTGTCACAGGACGCTATCTGCTGTTTTCTATTCATATCACACTGATATTCTCTGCTTTGTGATATGTGGTTCTCTGCCatttcagtg
Protein-coding regions in this window:
- the LOC114118417 gene encoding olfactory receptor 52N4, whose amino-acid sequence is MLMLNKTERVPPSFILNGIPGLEEVHIWISFPFCSMYVVAMAGNCGLLYLIYCEDSLHKPMYYFLAMLSLTDLVMCSSAVPKALSIFWFHLKKISFDGCLIQMFFIHTFTGMESGVLMLMALDRYVAICYPLRYSTILTNPVIAKAGLSTFLRGVLLIIPFPFLTKRLPYCRGNVIPHTYCDHMSVAKLSCGNIKVNAIYGLIVALLIGGFDILCITVSYTMILRAVVSLSSAQARQKAFSTCTAHICAIVFSYSPAFFSFFSHRFGGHTIPPSCHIIMANIYLLLPPTMNPVVYGVKTKQIRDCVSGILSGSKNTKS